Proteins found in one Fulvitalea axinellae genomic segment:
- a CDS encoding metallophosphoesterase: MVTKIIFRFLITLVLMIGVDIYFYQAAKVVIDKYFPKFRKPLISGHWGFTVLMYATVALLALSVSGWLDVPRHFFTYPLLIIFGMYLSRLLGSVVVLFDDIRRGVVWLFGKFSGSKTDAKKPDEDEVPIMSGRKISRSEFLSTTALAVAAVPVSAMSFGIISGAHDYRVRRVKVPLKNLPKEFHGIRFAQLSDIHTGSFFNKTAVKGGVEMLLSEKPDAVFFTGDLVNNETKEVNEYFDVFEKVKAPLGVYSTLGNHDYGDYRVWANKKAKEKNLADMHEAHRRLGWNLLLDENRALKVDGKSIGLVGVENWGAGRFAKYGNLQNAIKGTEDYPVKVLLSHDPSHWDHQVLPDSDIDLMFAGHTHGFQFGIEIGAFKWSPAQYRYKQWAGLYEKDNRFLYVNRGFGYLGFPGRVGMPPEITITELVKA; the protein is encoded by the coding sequence ATGGTTACAAAAATCATCTTCAGATTCCTGATTACATTGGTTTTAATGATAGGAGTTGACATTTACTTTTATCAAGCGGCCAAAGTGGTGATAGACAAGTATTTTCCAAAGTTCCGAAAACCGCTGATATCCGGACATTGGGGCTTTACGGTGTTGATGTACGCTACGGTAGCGTTGTTGGCTCTCAGCGTTTCTGGGTGGTTGGATGTGCCGAGGCATTTCTTTACTTATCCGTTGCTTATAATCTTCGGGATGTACCTTTCCCGTTTGCTGGGTTCGGTTGTTGTCTTGTTTGACGATATCAGGCGGGGCGTTGTGTGGCTTTTTGGGAAATTCTCTGGTTCTAAAACGGACGCAAAAAAGCCGGATGAGGACGAAGTCCCGATTATGAGCGGAAGAAAGATCAGCCGTTCTGAATTTCTTTCTACTACGGCCTTGGCTGTGGCGGCGGTTCCGGTATCCGCTATGTCTTTCGGAATTATTTCCGGAGCGCATGATTATAGAGTGAGAAGGGTTAAAGTGCCGTTGAAAAATCTTCCGAAAGAGTTTCACGGAATCCGTTTCGCTCAGCTTTCCGATATTCACACAGGTTCTTTCTTTAACAAAACGGCCGTTAAAGGCGGTGTGGAAATGCTTCTGTCCGAAAAGCCGGACGCAGTTTTCTTTACCGGCGACTTGGTGAACAACGAGACGAAAGAGGTTAATGAATACTTCGATGTGTTCGAGAAAGTTAAGGCGCCTTTGGGTGTTTATTCCACTTTGGGAAACCACGATTACGGAGATTACCGTGTGTGGGCGAACAAGAAAGCGAAAGAGAAAAACTTGGCCGATATGCACGAGGCGCACCGCCGTTTGGGGTGGAATCTTTTGCTGGATGAAAACCGTGCCCTAAAAGTTGACGGCAAGTCCATCGGTTTGGTCGGTGTTGAAAACTGGGGAGCTGGCCGCTTCGCAAAATACGGAAACCTTCAGAATGCGATAAAAGGAACGGAAGACTATCCGGTTAAGGTATTGCTTTCGCACGATCCGAGTCATTGGGACCATCAAGTTTTGCCGGATTCCGATATTGACCTGATGTTTGCCGGCCATACGCACGGCTTCCAGTTTGGTATAGAAATCGGCGCTTTTAAATGGAGTCCGGCGCAGTACCGATATAAGCAATGGGCCGGTTTGTATGAGAAAGACAATCGTTTCTTGTACGTGAACCGCGGGTTCGGTTATCTCGGATTTCCGGGTAGGGTGGGTATGCCTCCGGAGATTACGATTACCGAATTAGTAAAAGCATAA